One Deltaproteobacteria bacterium genomic window carries:
- a CDS encoding Slp family lipoprotein, which yields MKSRQNILLGCVVCLGLCFFVFASGCAPVISKQLMTQAQRIGFDEIIKDPEAYTGKVAVLSGIILDSKNTKEGTLLEILQIPGDPSSRPKDVDKSKGRFLGLYKGFLDVAVYRRGREATIGGEITGKRVLPLGEIEYTYPFIEVKEIYLWPVEEKEPVYCYPPPYLWRPWWYYHYPWPCW from the coding sequence ATGAAATCAAGGCAAAATATCTTGCTGGGCTGTGTCGTTTGCCTGGGGTTGTGTTTCTTTGTGTTTGCCTCGGGATGTGCCCCGGTAATCTCGAAGCAGCTGATGACACAAGCCCAAAGAATAGGGTTTGATGAGATTATTAAAGACCCTGAGGCATATACAGGAAAGGTGGCGGTGCTCTCCGGTATTATCCTGGACTCAAAGAATACCAAAGAGGGCACCCTTTTGGAAATCCTTCAGATACCCGGTGATCCTTCTTCACGACCGAAAGATGTGGATAAGTCAAAGGGAAGGTTTCTGGGGCTTTACAAGGGGTTTTTGGATGTCGCTGTCTACAGGCGGGGCAGGGAGGCCACGATAGGAGGAGAGATCACTGGAAAGAGGGTCCTGCCACTTGGGGAGATTGAGTACACCTATCCGTTTATTGAAGTGAAAGAGATATATCTATGGCCGGTTGAAGAAAAAGAACCGGTTTATTGTTATCCCCCACCTTACTTGTGGCGTCCATGGTGGTATTATCACTATCCATGGCCATGTTGGTGA